In a genomic window of Siniperca chuatsi isolate FFG_IHB_CAS linkage group LG1, ASM2008510v1, whole genome shotgun sequence:
- the terfa gene encoding telomeric repeat binding factor a produces the protein MAASETVNSHLNDFEPVVNRWLVDYYFFLALELFEKEQYADFCDITNVLERVLARPMEGTDTSPTKILVLQFLCRIHAGESPDMSFESDGSISPLESALVLLEKNYQKFNIPPQDFKNVCTSLKEMIVGIFIKNNEFDKAEEVLNKHCPKPVVGKKAIFMGLIRQKSNTHEVIEQINFKWFKEEMLAFCQRLLPFSVPFLHKAAKRLADERLAKPDNKAAGPDEQDEPGPSSSARRNSVQFAPFKHKTIEMTRLEVTYRALAAGSDERTFAQLEEEEQARRKDFSLCLSPTPKKGTKRDSAQDGLFQRDSGSPMEASPADQPQTHAVPQTQAGSLSKTPSVLRNRRLYTVARLVVEPDSQGSSQCTTASQELEVEVRTEEPLQSPTIHNNKDLQNPVADHEFTILTWKHPRRANKIYSSASTSLAELSADNEEEPPCSVANGETCVGKLHNQSNISLSRNSTKSKQSSSDSEEEDQQESPASCKTPVRKPREQLASDPLSKDPDNTGDMCIRDSSLDSSPEQFPLRPVPQTSSTPHKGSAQDKGPFHSKWKWLYNNAKESKDTWSDEESFFTSRKKSGSPNESTISNSGHRKRKWTESETEKLREGVKKFGEGNWSKIKAYYSFKDRTNVNLKDRWRTMKNSKMV, from the exons ATGGCTGCAAGTGAAACTGTAAACAGCCACCTAAATGACTTCGAACCTGTGGTCAACCGCTGGCTGgtggattattatttttttctggcgCTAGAGTTGTTTGAAAAGGAGCAATACGCGGACTTCTGTGACATTACAAATGTACTTGAAC GTGTCTTGGCTCGTCCTATGGAGGGCACTGATACCAGTCCAACAAAGATTCTAGTATTGCAGTTTCTCTGCCGGATACATGCGGGTGAAAGTCCTG ACATGTCATTTGAGTCTGACGGGTCAATAAGTCCTCTGGAATCAGCCTTAGTGTTACTGGAAAAAAATTACCAGAAATTCAATATCCCACCACAGGATTTCAAGAATGTATGCACTTCACTTAAAGAGATG aTCGTGGGGATTTTCATTAAGAACAATGAGTTTGACAAAGCAGAAGAGGTGCTGAACAAACACTGTCCCAAACCAGTGGTTGGCAAG AAAGCTATATTCATGGGTCTCATCCGTCAGAAGAGTAACACACATGAAGTCATCGAGCAAATCAACTTCAAATGGTTCAAGGAGGAGATGTTGGCCTTTTGCCAGAGGCTCCTCCCATTCAGTGTTCCCTTTCTCCACAAG GCTGCAAAACGGCTTGCTGATGAAAGACTTGCGAAGCCAGACAACAAGGCAGCTGGACCTGATGAGCAAGACGAACCCGGCCCATCCTCTAGTGCACGAAGAAACAGTGTCCAGTTTGCACCATT TAAACATAAAACTATCGAGATGACCAGGCTGGAGGTGACCTACAGGGCTTTGGCTGCAGGTTCAGATGAGAGAACATTTGCTcagctggaggaagaggagcaggcaAGAAGAAAAGATTTTTCCCTGTGCCTCTCACCTACTCCCAAGAAGGGCACCAAGCGGGACTCAGCGCAGGATGGGCTTTTTCAGAGAGACTCTGGCAGCCCCATGGAGGCTTCCCCAGCAGACcaaccacaaacacatgctgttCCTCAAACCCAGGCAGGTTCACTCTCAAAAACACCCTCAGTGCTGAGGAACAGGCGGCTTTACACTGTGGCACGACTGGTGGTCGAGCCGGACAGCCAGGGGAGCTCGCAGTGCACAACAGCATCTCAGGAACTGGAGGTTGAAGTAAGGACAGAAGAGCCACTACAGTCACCGACTATACACAATAATAAAGACCTGCAGAACCCAGTAGCAGACCATGAGTTTACCATACTCACATGGAAGCACCCCAGACGAGCCAACAAAATCTACAGCag CGCCTCGACTAGTTTGGCAGAGTTGTCAGCAGACAATGAGGAGGAGCCCCCTTGCTCTGTGGCCAACGGGGAAACTTGTGTGGGAAAACTCCATAACCAGTCCAACATTTCGCTTAGCAG AAACTCCACTAAGTCAAAGCAGTCGTCATCAGACAGTGAGGAAGAAGACCAGCAGGAGTCGCCGGCTTCCTGCAAAACCCCAGTGCGGAAACCTCGTGAACAACTTGCCAGCGATCCTCTCAGCAA GGATCCAGATAATACAGGTGACATGTGTATCAGAGATTCTTCATTGGACAGCTCACCCGAACAGTTCCCTCTTCGCCCCGTGCCTCAAACAAGCTCCACCCCTCACAAGGGCTCTGCTCAAGACAAAGGTCCTTTCCATTCAAAATG GAAATGGCTGTACAATAATGCAAAGGAGAGTAAGGATACATGGAGCGATGAAGAGTCTTTTTTCACCTCCAGAAAGAAGAGCG gaTCGCCCAACGAGAGCACCATTTCAAATTCAGGCCACAGGAAGAGG AAGTGGACTGAGAGTGAGACTGAGAAGTTGAGAGAAGGGGTCAAAAAATTCGGAGAGGGCAACTGGAGTAAGATTAAGGCATATTACTCCTTCAAGGATCGAACAAATGTCAACCTTAAGGACAGATGGAGAACAATGAAGAACTCAAAGATGGTGTGA